From a single Miscanthus floridulus cultivar M001 chromosome 8, ASM1932011v1, whole genome shotgun sequence genomic region:
- the LOC136477430 gene encoding UPF0548 protein At2g17695-like isoform X1 has translation MGVALRASVLGLAARHPWSGGHGLANKEASLVQESMAWGGLFLSMGRPTQEQQKSCLAAAGGFNYDTALHGATRPKSASTLTSDEAGGETSDKVLTEHGFFVNRSRVLIGSGSDAFVHAKSALLSWRHLALGWANVEPDTPVKVGTRFCICYKELIPWVMLPLQIAYVTDGESDRSKMFAFGSGTLQGHLLAGEERFSVQVDEEERVWYEVVSFSKPAHVLATLCYPYVQLRQKHFAQQSGQALLRHVTTCSTKQQ, from the exons ATGGGTGTAGCACTAAGAGCATCTGTCTTGGGCCTTGCGGCACGGCACCCCTGGTCAGGCGGCCATGGCCTAGCTA ATAAGGAGGCATCGCTCGTGCAAGAATCCATGGCATGGGGAGGTCTGTTCTTGAGCATGGGCCGCCCCACGCAGGAGCAACAGAAGTCCTGCCTTGCAGCCGCTGGTGGCTTCAACTACGACACAGCTCTCCATGGCGCCACACGCCCAAAGTCAGCGTCTACCTTGACCTCTGACGAAGCTGGTGGCGAAACAAGCGACAAGGTTCTTACCGAGCATGGCTTCTTTGTGAATCGATCGCGTGTTCTGATCGGCTCAGGTTCTGATGCCTTTGTCCATGCCAAATCTGCCCTCCTCTCATGGAG GCACTTGGCGCTAGGGTGGGCAAATGTGGAACCGGACACCCCGGTGAAGGTAGGAACAAGGTTCTGCATCTGCTACAAGGAGTTGATCCCCTGGGTGATGCTGCCACTTCAGATAGCGTATGTGACCGATGGTGAGTCAGACAGATCCAAGATGTTTGCGTTCGGCAGCGGCACTCTACAGGGCCATTTGCTG GCCGGGGAGGAGCGCTTCTCGGTGCAGGTAGACGAGGAGGAGCGGGTGTGGTACGAGGTGGTTTCTTTCTCAAAGCCGGCGCACGTCCTGGCGACGCTGTGCTACCCGTATGTGCAGCTGAGGCAGAAGCATTTCGCGCAGCAGTCGGGACAGGCGCTCCTCAGGCATGTGACCACCTGCTCGACCAAGCAGCAGTAG
- the LOC136477430 gene encoding UPF0548 protein At2g17695-like isoform X2: MAWGGLFLSMGRPTQEQQKSCLAAAGGFNYDTALHGATRPKSASTLTSDEAGGETSDKVLTEHGFFVNRSRVLIGSGSDAFVHAKSALLSWRHLALGWANVEPDTPVKVGTRFCICYKELIPWVMLPLQIAYVTDGESDRSKMFAFGSGTLQGHLLAGEERFSVQVDEEERVWYEVVSFSKPAHVLATLCYPYVQLRQKHFAQQSGQALLRHVTTCSTKQQ, from the exons ATGGCATGGGGAGGTCTGTTCTTGAGCATGGGCCGCCCCACGCAGGAGCAACAGAAGTCCTGCCTTGCAGCCGCTGGTGGCTTCAACTACGACACAGCTCTCCATGGCGCCACACGCCCAAAGTCAGCGTCTACCTTGACCTCTGACGAAGCTGGTGGCGAAACAAGCGACAAGGTTCTTACCGAGCATGGCTTCTTTGTGAATCGATCGCGTGTTCTGATCGGCTCAGGTTCTGATGCCTTTGTCCATGCCAAATCTGCCCTCCTCTCATGGAG GCACTTGGCGCTAGGGTGGGCAAATGTGGAACCGGACACCCCGGTGAAGGTAGGAACAAGGTTCTGCATCTGCTACAAGGAGTTGATCCCCTGGGTGATGCTGCCACTTCAGATAGCGTATGTGACCGATGGTGAGTCAGACAGATCCAAGATGTTTGCGTTCGGCAGCGGCACTCTACAGGGCCATTTGCTG GCCGGGGAGGAGCGCTTCTCGGTGCAGGTAGACGAGGAGGAGCGGGTGTGGTACGAGGTGGTTTCTTTCTCAAAGCCGGCGCACGTCCTGGCGACGCTGTGCTACCCGTATGTGCAGCTGAGGCAGAAGCATTTCGCGCAGCAGTCGGGACAGGCGCTCCTCAGGCATGTGACCACCTGCTCGACCAAGCAGCAGTAG